Sequence from the Ascaphus truei isolate aAscTru1 chromosome 3, aAscTru1.hap1, whole genome shotgun sequence genome:
agcttctggccgcccgtgcacagctctgcccgcccccaggtttccccgcacgcagcctgcgccccccctacataatcttgcgccccccagtttgcgcacctctgctctaATGCAACATAGATTTAGACTTGAAGAAGAAAATAAAATCTTTCTCACGCATTATTTCTCTAATATTGCAATGAGTCAACAAATGCAATGTCGTTAAGTGAAAAGGTTAGAAATACACAAGAACAACAGGTCAGAGCTGCCATGCTCATAACTCCAATTGTTAAAGTCCTTTCATCCGTAAAtctcatcctttttttttttttttttttataatttaaattttttttttttccgttctGATACATTTTTGCTAACACAATGTGCATAAACAGGCTGGAAAACAAGGCGACAGCAcactaaaaaaaaagtgtgtgtagagATAGATATCTCTTCTGAATAATTTAGATGGCTGAAGGATCCAATATTTGCTTCCCACATTGGGGCCCACATCTTGTTATGCACCATTAAACATTTATTGAACACTTACGGCTTACATTTGTGAATTGGGCAGAATGTAGTCAAAATGGCCAGCTTTGTATACAGTGTTGTATAATGATAAATTCTCAATAAAATgagttatacatttttttttttttttaaatagccagctttgggggggaaaaaattaCTGCAAATATTGTGAAGTCTCACAAAATTCTGGTAGTGGGACATTTCCAGAGAGTTTAGGGAGGACCCACAAAAAAATGTTCACACAACTTGATTAAAAGTAGTAGGACATGTTTTAGTATCCCTTTGAAGGTTTATATAGGAGCATAACACGTTCCTCTTCAACgcgtgccccccccaccccctacaacACAAAAATAAACTTGACCGTTAACATAGTGGTCCCTATTAAATATATTAACTGTCTTTCCACCATTCTTTGGGAACATTCGAACAGCTTTCTAACGAAGGGAGTGGAAATCTTCCCAAGTAAGAGGAAGATATCAATACAATTTTGGAAGCACCCCATCCATTGACCAATCCCTAACATTCCCATAACAATGGTTGGTAACTAAAATGAAATACCACAAAACAGTTACAATTAGTTAGATGACAATGTTGGTAAAAAAAATTGCAGGTGGTATTTTGTTTACATTTATAATGAATCTACCAACAATATAGTAAAATCATAGTAGTTAGAGGCACCTTAGAATGACACCGCATTTTAGTTGCGAAACTGCTTAAATATAAAGTACAATATTTTCAACTGAGATTATATCGATTTCTAGAACTAGAGCAGCTCTGTCTTGTGTTTGGCTTTTGTAGTCATTTTGTTTCCTTTTGCAGATGTTCCCGCAAGCACAGCTATCCGTCTTCCAGTCAGACACTCCTCATCCGCAGCATGTTTGTAACATTTGGCATGGAACAGTGTAGGCGGGATGATTACGACACGGATGCCAGCCTGGAGTACGGCGAGGAAGAAATCTATCAGCAGTTCTTGGAGTTCTACGCTGACGTGGTCCCGGAATTTAAAAGCGCGGGAAAGGTCGTCCAGTTCAAGGTATGTTTTCAGACAGAAGGTACAGTCTAGTTGTTTAAAGAAAGCTGCACTCCTCACAGGAgttaaagaagggtgggtagccgtgttggtcctttcttccatgtagtaacaaagtgGGAGACGGAGTATGATGTGTATCAGGTCAACAATTAGGTgattatgttacaagctttcgaacctctcggggtcctttATCGGGCAtcaaaggaccctgagaggttagaaagcttgtaacataccttttcttggaccaacaagtacttgatatcataccacctactccctctccctccttttgtTACTTCACAGGAGTtgggaagctgccctctcttggTTTGTGAAGTCATTTTTGACTCTGAGCATTTCAGAAAGCTGGCAATTATCAATCCCACTGTCCTTGGAACAGCTCAGACCAGTCACCTTTCATATTTGTTGTTTGGAATATATAATATACTTCACTTCTGCTGCTTCAACAACACAAATCAATGTTCCTTCTCAGAAGTCTGGATTAATAGCAATGTACATCAATGCTTTAGCCACTAAAACTGAATTCTGCTAAATGTAGAATTAGTCACTATagtttagtttttatttttagtaatTCCTAaagttaaatatgtatttttacaTTTCCGGCTTGGCTTTGAAAATTGTGTGTGTTCAATTAACGTTCAAAGAGTTCTTATTACCCGCATCAAGGCTTCACTTAATAAGAAAGGTAGAAGACATTCCATATACTTCACACATCAAGAATGCAGGGCCCCTCACTTGATCCTTGCACACCAAACAAAACATTGCATAGGGGATTTGTCCAAAGTTAATTCTTTACAAAATGTACTTGAAGTCAGAATTGTTTGCCTTGGAAAATTCCATCCTTCTCACATGTGCCAAAATCCAATAATCCTCTCACTATATACTGCTGTaacaaatgttttgttttttttagttcgATAATGACCACATTAGACACCAGTTCATGAACTCAACTGCCTTCCATAATGCAGCTTACACACTCCAATAACAAAGAAAAGGGCTGCTTTTAATTTTGTTATAGTATTATTGCGGGCAATAATAGATTGTATGTCTTTTATTTATGTCATTGGACAGAAGCAGTGTTGCAAACTGGACAGGGTTTTGTGTTTTGGGGGATTACTTTTCAGGGTTGGagcaagaatttttttttttttttttctttttaaacttgGTGTATTAGGCGTCTTTTTAGAAATATGAAATCACCTCCAACGTAAAATGATCACTTATTTGCCTCCTGTGTATAACGGAAGGTGTCTGCTTTCTCCTGCTCTATGTAATGCTAACCGTATCTGGCAATGATTCCTGTTCCTCTTCATCTCTCTGTTCTGTTTAACCTAATTATGCTGCAATCATTTACCAAAGGTCAAAAAGGCTGATTCAACCGTTTGCAAATATAGTACTCTCATTTTAGATGCAATTATGTGCTGATTATGAAAACACTCTGAAACATTTTGTTACTATGAAGACATTAAGTTTCAAAGCGtgtttataaaatattaatatgcctaatttttttaaatggtgttaGTTCCCTATAGTTAGTGCATTAAATGTCAATTATTTCACCCTAGGACTGCTCCTTTTAAAGCCGCAATCTGTGCGTAGCGTGTTACGTTCATGATCAGAAACGTGACCCATGTTCTGTAAAACTTTGACAAACTCAGCAGGTTAAAAATTTGCTAAATGTACTTTTACTATGTATAAGTTATTGTTTGTTTCATGTTCAGGCTTCAGTTGAACAAGCTggaaaacagtgtgtgtgtgtgttcgtgtgtgtgtgtgttcgtgtgtgtgtgtgttcgtgtgtgtgtgtgttcgtgtgtgtgtgtgttcgtgtgtgttcgtgtgtgtgtgtgtgtgtgtgtgtgtgtgtgtgtgtgtgtgtgtgtgtgtgtgtgtgtgtgttcgtgtgtgtgtgtgttctcactCAGAATAATTAGATTGCTGACAGATCCTATTTTGCTTCCAACAAAGGAATACAATGTTAGATTCTCTGCTACGAGGCCTCAGCGTGTCTGTCACATTGTTAATTTGgacctatatatatgtataataataatttggacctatatatatgtataataataatttggacctatatatatatatgtataattggATGTGTTGGTGCTTCCATATGACTCCCCTTCTATGCGTATACCGTTTATGCACATGGCACTATATATAGCACTGGTTTGAAACCTACTTCTGTTAATGaaaatctttttttcttttaggtCAGCTGCAATTGTGAGCCTCACTTAAGAGGGAACGTGTATATCCAGTACCATACGTAAGCATTTTGCTTTTACCTTTCTAGGCTTTGTACCAACCTCCGTCTTCGCTTCTCTGGAGGATTGGTCAGCATTGTTGGAGATCTGGCTAATGAAGGGTCCTCATGGCCcctcaacgggtcaggttttcaggatagcccttcagcacaggtggctcagtcaaagactgaaccactaattgagccacctgtgctggagctggaatatcctcaaaacctgacctgttgagggggtctTTAGGACTGTAGTTAAGAACCACTTGGCAAATGGATACTCTTTTCCTGTTACACAAACAcacgacacaaacacacacacgacacaaaCATGACACACGACACTTGAGTAGTTTAGTGACCGTTAGAATTTATCACAAGTAATTTTCAATAATTCTGTATGATTTTGTTTTGGAGCTAAACTACAGCAGTGGTTGGATAAGTGGGAGCTATAAAGCCATTTTTTCTGAATGTTACTACGATTACTATGATTTTGTTTTGTTCTTGATATTTAAGATGCTGAAAATGTTTTGCATccaactaaaaaaataaaatcagtgGAACTGTGAGTTAAAATGTACCCTTTTGAAACAGAAACCCTAGAGGCAGaacagcataaaaaaaaataattttaaaattagAAGTAAAGTATTCCCAAAATAAAACGAAACAGctggtactttaaaaaaaaaaaaaaatgcttctttATAAGTCGGTCTTTATTACTGAAACTATGACTGCAGCATCACACTAGCACCTAAAAAAGTATTGTTTTGTTACCAATGCCTTAGAATTGCAGTAAGGTttgtggctgagtgctttcacttcAATTGCTAATTTCAAGAGCACGCTTTAGCTGTGATGTAGTTTTACTTTATTTTACCTATTCactttgcaaagccagtaaaccagcctcacactctcacaaggtcaaaacagctgaggaaaggtgcgcgacaaggtaggaactgggaccggagtaactggggggcggggcttgatcgtgtagtagttagtgggaccgcagcctaagaggtAATGGTGAAAAGCGGGGTCGCAGACCTGTCCGACATGTCcgtgtgctcacacgtgatatttttatttctgtACACTTTTTAGTGTATGGATTTCCTGCTACAAGTGTATTTCTATGTTGCAGGGAGGAGGAATGTTTGCAGGCCTTTTCCCTGTTTAACGGCCGCTGGTATGCATCTCGACAGCTTCAATGTGAATTCTCACCAGTAACTAGGTGGAAAACGGCTATATGTGGTAAGTGGTCGCACAGGGTTCTTCATACAGTATCTTTAAaatgggtgtagtgtgtgtgatgcagcagACGTTATTGCGCCCGTTCACGCTGCCACTTTATTTAACAGTAGTATAAACAAAATGTAATGGTTGGATCAGCTTCAAAACCTCTTGCTAAAAGATGGTATATAATGTCTACTATCTTAATTGGTAAAGTGCGCGTTGTACTAGGGAACGCCACTCTAGTTCCAATTTATAGATATATTAATTTTAAAATAGGAAAGGTCCACAGCGCTAGTcaagtataaaaaaaaactcGACAGGTTATGGAGAAAagacttttttaatttttttttgtaaccggggaaataacatctgctacatctgtaatattTGATCAAGAAACAAGCAGCCTGTATGAGGTTGTGCCAAAGCTGAATGCTTAAACTCGTTTTGTCATGCAGTGTTAATTACATGGATTGAATGGTTTTTGATCGGTAATTTATCTTATGAAAATGACTGAATAGATTAACCCCAGGGGTGCGCCAACTTTTTAAATAGcaaccccttccttccctccccactcATTTACATGTAATCACAAATACAACCTTTGATTAAAGTCAAATACATTTCCAGGTGATTGTAAATATTGGAGGCTCACTTTTCAtgtccatttttgtttttttgcctttTCACCACGAAATTATATACAAGATGACTATGTTTTCATAATCAAACAAAGGATGAAATGTAGCATAAGGACAACTCCTCGTTTACTTAAAATCTCCAGTCTTACTTTATTCTGAGAATGAATTTCAATACCTTCATTATATTTGCTCTTATTACAACACATGCTATATATACTGTGGTGAAAACTGTATTACCGTTGCCTTTTatatcagattttttttttttccaggattGTTTGAAAGGCAAAAGTGTCCTCGGGGAAAGAACTGCAATTTCCTCCATGTGTTCAAAAACCCAAACAATGAATTTTGGGAGGCCAACCGGGACATTCACATGTCGCCCAGTAGGACCGACACATCCGAGAGGAGGGAACGCACGGGTCGCCGTGATGATCACGGACGCTCTAGAAGATACCACAGCCCTAGTCCAGACTACTCTCACAAAAGAAATGGGGAATCCAAGAGGAAAAAAAACAGCCATCAGAAAAGCAAGAAGAGGCACCGGTCGCGAAGCCGGGAAAAAAGTTCACGCCGGCGGGACAAGAAAAAAGCTAAGCGCAGAAGCCTTAGTTCTTCCAGATCCAGAAGCCGCAGCAGAAAACGATCAAAAAGCAGAGGAAGGAGCTCAGAGAGCCCGAAATAAATAGCAATCTGACGAGGTACATTGCATATGCTAGATATATCCAGTAGTGACAATGTCCTGGTACTTGGTGCTAGTTCACAGAGGTAGCATACTACTTTGATCCCTTCTAGTCCATGGGCCGTGTATGTCCTGCTGCCAGATCTCTCATTCTTTCTTTTGGTGGCATCACACATGGGAtgtatataatattatttatttttgctgGCTGTGCCCTCAGCACTTGACAATCTGAAGAATAAAATGCAGTATGCAAAGAAATCTTAGTACAATATTGGGATAAACACCAGAAACCACATTTTAGAGCAAtttaattttattaataataaaactGGTACATACAAAAAGAGTGAAGGGCATTGGAAATATAGCATTGCCCTGCTTAGGAGTGAACGTATTGCAGTGGTTGGTTTATTACTGGAGGTTCAAACTTAAAACTTATgtttgcaaaaaaatatatacaaattatagtaagtgtatatagtatatacatatTTTGAACTTGTAATTTTcccatatttttgtttttaaatgctaGTGAGGAATAATTGGAATTGTCTGCTGCACCCTTGCCTTCAGTCTAAGAATCGAAGAGCAAAAGGACGAGGATAAGGCAGACATAAAGGCAGTCAAAAccactctttaaaaaaaataaattataataatttttaaGAAGACTTCTACatccttcattttttattttttgtaagccTCCTAGTTAAAAGCAACAGTTTAtcctttttttgcattttattttagcGTCGGAGATATTTAATGGCTTCACCCAGAACCCAGTGCAGTGtaacggttaccatggtaaccttcgAAGTGACAGATTAAGGGGATCAGGATTTTGTCAACTTTATTTTGAACAGGATATGCTTGGGGCCATATAAGAACATTTATAGAAGGCTTTTTGGGGAATAAACAAAAAACGAGGTCATAACATAATCTGATAGTTCATGTTGAGCTGCTCTTATTccgtttttgttatattttttaagtCGTTTATTAATCCGCCGTTACCATGACAACCTGCTTGTCCTATTGCGTAAATGGCAGTGGTCATTTTAACTTCAGGAAGGCAAGTTTTCAGCAACTAACATCTCCAGAATTTAAAAAGAGAAGGATTGCTAAAAACAGCAGTTAAGAAGAGACTTGACAGCGGTTAAAAGTAAGGCATGTCATTTGTTTATAGCGAGTAGAGGGAATTTCTGCTTTAAGTAGGTCACTGCTATTGGCTCAGTTTGATTTAATGTTGAACAAAATGTTTAACTCTCtgaaatttatttttttggaaaATGTGTTTTTATGTAGCTTACATATCGGAGGAATGTATTTTGTTAAATGAATGGGAAAGCAATGGTACTGACAGAACTAGATTTCAGGAAGCAGCAGCCGGAGACTTGCCTTCCATAAACCGAGTTCTGGATAAGGACCACTTGACTCTGAATGGTTTCATTCGTGAAAAAACAAGACGTCTCTACAAAGGGCCACTTGAAGTAGCCTTTGAATCCATTAGTATCAATGGGTAAACTTGGAACGCATTCTGATATTGTCAATATGCATCCCAGAGATCCCTGAAGAGAGAACCTATCTTAAGTTACACTTGGCATTAATAAACTGTAGTCTTGGATTCAGGTGGTCTTCTTTAACAAAATGATGGGAACAAATATAtggatatatagatctatatatatctcACAAGTGATCTATATTACCGACACACCACTATGTTagggcaaaacattttttttattactccCAAAATGCACACAAATCCGATGTTTCGGTCCAAAACGTTGGGCTTGTGTGCATTTTGGATgtaataaatgttatttttttgccCTAACTTAGTGTTGTGCCGGTAATATAGATCACTTGTGATCTTATTCTGACTATTGCTTATCTCCTTTACCATGCACCACGACTGCCTCTAGGAAAGGTGCCTTATCCCCTTTGTGTGTGCGaccaccattatttatttatgtatgtatgtgaaaaAAGTTtttgaaccccttaggattttcacatatttcaaacctaaaatgttattagcgcttaatccaagtcctaataatagTTAAAGTTAACCTGAGAAAACAAATGACACACAAACAtggtactttttcaacatttatttatccacaaatgattcaacattcagcATCCAAGTTTGAAAAAGTATGCGAACCTTTAcgttcagtacctggtggcaccctcTTGAGCAGCGATGACGTCAACTAACCATTTCCTgaaactgctggtcagtctctcacatcggttttgagaaaTTCTGACCCTTTCCTCCTTGCAGAACTGAATCAACtctgtgacatttgagggcttccttgcatggaccgCTCGCTTCAGgttctgccacaacatttcaatggtgTTTAGGTCCCAACTTTGACTAGGTCATTCTAAAAGGGGGGATTTCTTCTTCTGCAAccgttcttttgtagatctgcttgtatgtttaggatcattgtcttgctgcataacccactttcgcttcagctcatggatggatggcctgacattttCCTCTAGAATATTCTGAttcaatgcagaattcatgattgtgtcaatgatggcaaaccatccaggtcctgaggcagcaaaccagcctcaaaccatcacactcccaccaccatgcttgacggttgggataagGTTCTtcagtttctgatctttatttagtggggcctcccaaactcacccctgaagatctacctaattatttaaacacttgattctaattatcccctttaatttagctgataaaaccagggttcaattacttttgcacataccctgactcttaattaatCATTCTTTGTCTAATTCATAGTCTAATTCATATATCATTGTTTCAAAAGATATGGAATTGGTCAATATAAAttgtattggatatttaagaaaagactggtttggATTCAAGAAGGTTGTCATGGAAAAAcgatggaatttctgtaattatcactGGGGTTCACAAACTGCGTGGGGGGGGGACGTATAATGTTTTGGGAAATTTCACCTTCAAGAAAGATTATCTTGAAATATAAGGCACCCAGGAGTGTAGAGATTGGAAGAAAATAAAAGGAACTCCACAGGGGAGCCAGTAAAGTGATAGATGGTTAGAGACAAGGATTGCCTGAGAGTGCCATTATTGCAGCAACATTAGAAAAGATTACCATGGTAAAAAATTGAGGCGTCAGGAAGGTTATTTAGTGAAAGCTTGCAATAAacaccccacaagttaagcatcccaacagcctgcactcatggttactgtcccacactcagccactcctaccacccattgtggccgagcactgccatacacagcacttattccctcacctgctgtctctgtaagtctcccaccatacctcttagattgtaagctcttcggagcagggatttcctttcctattgtctgattttgctgcactttttgtataattttaattccctgtactgtattctttgtgaagcgccgagtacacttttggtgctatataaataaagacatacaatacatttaaCTTTCAATAAAGTCCGAATGTGATATATAAACCAGTTATTTGCTTTATATTATCCCCCAAAATCGCTAATTTAAACACATTTAATTGTGTGGAATATGTCTCTCTCCATTTGTGCATCCAGCTGCCTGAACCACAGTCACTCTTCAATAAGGCAATTTGGGAAACAAAGGCTCTTGTTTTTCTTGAAACTCTGATAATCCTCAAATGAATTACTTTATGTGAAAACTGCTGGTCCACATCACATTCTCAGCAGCTCTGCTGCATCTTGTATTAAGTTCTGTGGAGGTAAAATATACTAAAGCTTATTTAATGAAATTGATCTATAGCTGCAGCTTTTTGAAACAAGTTCTCTATTGTATTATTCCTTTAACGTATCCTTCTTATTTCTGTCTTTGTGGGCTACATAGAAAGTAGAAAATGTACAAAATGAATCCATCAATCCTTTCGGTGCCCTATTGGCATATAGCATATGTGACTATgacctcaggggggggggggggggtttatgatGTACGCTGTATGTTTATTGCCTTTTGCTCGTTTTCTAAGCGGCATTTGCGatcagtgcttcacagcagtgcTGACCACGAACAAAACAGAAGGGCAGGGCCCCTTCTCTTCCGGTAACCGGAGTCAGGAACTGATCACGCGACCGCTAGTGCCGGAGAGTCTGTGGCCACGGAGGTGGCATTGACTCTCCGGCATGAAGGATTAAAACGTTTTTAGCTGATAAGATCTAAAATAACGATGCGtgtaggcccatatttaccaagcaataGATATTCCACAAAACGCCTTTCAGCCCACTCAAGTGAAGCTTAGTAAATACGGACCATAATCCTTTATAAACATTGATAAAACATTGTTTTTGCTGTATTTGTATGTAATAGAACAATGTTGTTTGTTTTGCTACGTAACATAGACCCTTTTTATTGATAGAGGTGATGGGTGTACTACAGGATGTAGTAGCTCTATGGTTTCAG
This genomic interval carries:
- the ZRSR2 gene encoding U2 small nuclear ribonucleoprotein auxiliary factor 35 kDa subunit-related protein 2 isoform X2; this translates as MAAPVVVCCQEPVRMNHKKTRAFLKKEKRRKKRQALAKLREAEDNKEPSSEDDDEDYGDDDREIEKQRLHEEWLLREQKAQEEFMLRKEKEEAAKRRDEEERKLIEEWAEQENKEKNEEDQKQLQKREREEAAQRMLHEAESQLENGETWHNPEAPDGYGTEKDRANCPFYLKTGACRFGERCSRKHSYPSSSQTLLIRSMFVTFGMEQCRRDDYDTDASLEYGEEEIYQQFLEFYADVVPEFKSAGKVVQFKVSCNCEPHLRGNVYIQYHTEEECLQAFSLFNGRWYASRQLQCEFSPVTRWKTAICGLFERQKCPRGKNCNFLHVFKNPNNEFWEANRDIHMSPSRTDTSERRERTGRRDDHGRSRRYHSPSPDYSHKRNGESKRKKNSHQKSKKRHRSRSREKSSRRRDKKKAKRRSLSSSRSRSRSRKRSKSRGRSSESPK
- the ZRSR2 gene encoding U2 small nuclear ribonucleoprotein auxiliary factor 35 kDa subunit-related protein 2 isoform X1; translated protein: MAAPVVVCCQEPVRMNHKKTRAFLKKEKRRKKRQALAKLREAEDNKEPSSEDDDEDYGDDDREIENRQRLHEEWLLREQKAQEEFMLRKEKEEAAKRRDEEERKLIEEWAEQENKEKNEEDQKQLQKREREEAAQRMLHEAESQLENGETWHNPEAPDGYGTEKDRANCPFYLKTGACRFGERCSRKHSYPSSSQTLLIRSMFVTFGMEQCRRDDYDTDASLEYGEEEIYQQFLEFYADVVPEFKSAGKVVQFKVSCNCEPHLRGNVYIQYHTEEECLQAFSLFNGRWYASRQLQCEFSPVTRWKTAICGLFERQKCPRGKNCNFLHVFKNPNNEFWEANRDIHMSPSRTDTSERRERTGRRDDHGRSRRYHSPSPDYSHKRNGESKRKKNSHQKSKKRHRSRSREKSSRRRDKKKAKRRSLSSSRSRSRSRKRSKSRGRSSESPK